A single window of Nocardia sp. NBC_01327 DNA harbors:
- a CDS encoding family 1 encapsulin nanocompartment shell protein — protein sequence MNNLHRELAPITAAAWTAIEQEATRTFKRHIAGRRVVDVSGPHGTDYSAVGLGRTTAIGSPGEGVQARQRVVLPLVELRVPFKLSRAELDDVERGAQDTDLEAVKDAAKKIAFAEDHAIFEAYPAAGIVGVRAATSNEPVKLPTDPRLVPEAVAQALSELRLAGVDGPYSALLSADLYTAVSETSDHGHPIRTHIERLIDGDIIWAPAIDGAFVLSTRGGDFDLQIGQDLSIGYLSHDAESVELYFQESLTFVVYTAEAAVALEA from the coding sequence ATGAACAATCTGCACCGCGAACTCGCGCCGATCACCGCCGCCGCCTGGACGGCGATCGAGCAGGAGGCGACACGCACCTTCAAGCGGCACATCGCCGGTCGCCGCGTGGTCGATGTCTCCGGCCCGCACGGCACCGACTACTCCGCGGTCGGCCTGGGACGCACCACCGCCATCGGCTCGCCCGGTGAGGGGGTGCAGGCCCGCCAGCGCGTGGTGCTGCCCCTGGTGGAACTGCGTGTCCCCTTCAAGCTTTCGCGTGCGGAGCTCGACGATGTGGAGCGCGGCGCGCAGGACACCGATCTGGAGGCCGTGAAGGATGCGGCCAAGAAGATCGCCTTCGCCGAGGACCATGCCATTTTCGAGGCCTACCCGGCCGCGGGCATTGTCGGCGTCCGCGCCGCCACCTCCAATGAGCCGGTGAAACTGCCGACCGATCCGCGCCTGGTTCCGGAAGCGGTGGCGCAGGCGCTGAGCGAGCTGCGGCTCGCGGGTGTGGACGGCCCGTATTCGGCGCTGCTGTCCGCGGATCTCTACACCGCGGTCAGCGAGACCTCCGATCACGGCCACCCGATCCGCACGCATATCGAGCGGCTGATCGACGGCGACATCATCTGGGCCCCGGCCATCGACGGCGCTTTTGTGCTCTCCACCCGCGGCGGCGATTTCGATCTGCAGATCGGCCAGGACCTGTCCATCGGCTATCTGTCGCACGATGCCGAGTCCGTCGAGCTGTACTTCCAGGAGAGCCTGACCTTCGTGGTCTACACCGCCGAAGCCGCAGTCGCACTGGAGGCGTGA